TATGTGTTGACGCAGTTTGGAGAAGTGACTCTAAATGAAATGCCTGAACAAGCTGTAGTTGAGCAACAATCACGTCCAACAACGCACGGCGCATTGACACAATGTTTTCACGAATTTAACAAACCTATTAAACAATCGGCGCTAATTGAAGGACTGAAACAATTAGAGGGACACATTTATCGTGTAAAAGGATTTGTTGAAGTTGAAGGCATTGATCAGCCTTGCATTATGCAATATGTACCGGGTCACCTAGAACTTAAACCTTGTCAAATCGATATGCCTTCATATTTGGTTGTCATAGGTCATCAACTATGTCCGGAAAGAGTGATGCATACATTTGATGATGTCGAATTAGCATCATAAACACGTGTAAAAGTTAAATGAACAAACATGTATCCTTTGCAATAATTTCACCTTCCTTTTTTTGATTATTACGTAACACTTATTTATCAATGCTAATAGGAATAGCTAGCAAAATTCGTACATCCGAATGATGTTGGCTATTTTGATTATGTCCGACGTTAATTTCATCATATATTTAATATGGAACGTTGAGTAAGCGCTATCAAAATGATAAAATAAAGATGTAAAGAGAGGTCTAAAAAATAAAAAGGGGTGACATTTTATGTATGAAAATGTACTCGTTCCTTATGATTTTGGAAATAGTTTTAAAAATGTACCAGAACAATTGAAAAAGTTAACACAAGGCGCTGCAACGTATCAGATTGTTATTTTTAACGTTATTTCCGAAACGGAACTGGCCAATTATGTACGTTATCAAGGTAAACACTTTGAAGATGTTGTTGAAGAAAAGAAAGAAGAAATGCGACCATTTTTAAACACATTAGATGACCAAGGATTAAAATATCAAATTAAATTTACGACAGGAAGTCCGACACACGAGATTGTTAATGAAATTGAAGGTTACGCCTATGATATTGTTGTAATGAGTAATAAACGTGCAGAAATGGATATTAAACATGTACTAGGCCACGTAACTCATAAAATCGCAAAACGTGTGAATGTACCAGTTTTAATTGTGAAATAGTATAGTCAATAAGTGCGTGGTAATTTTGGTTTGGACATATTTATCTCTACTACGCCAACAATTAAAAAAAATTCCTAGCCATAGCGTCATTAATAGACCAATGCCTTCGACGTTCATTCTTGAAATGAATGTCGAAGGCGTTTTAAATTCCCTTAAAAAATCAGACTTACGCTTTACATTGTTAAAGTGTTTTCATATAATGAACAAGTGACTTTAGAAAATGAATTTTATAAAATTTTCAGAAAATTAAATATAATGTTGATTTTGAGGAAAGGGAATTTCAAGTGAATAAATTTGTAGTTATATCTGGACTGATGTTGTTTTCATTATTCTTCGGGGCGGGTAATTTAATATTCCCTCCAATGTTAGGGCATACAGCTGGCGACCATGTTTGGCAAGCAATGGCAGGGTTTGTCATTACAGGCATTGTATTACCTTGTTTGGCAGTCATCATTGTCGCTTATTACAATGAAGGTGTGGAAAGTATAGGCAATCGTATTCACCCCATATTTGGGACAACATTTGCCTTTATCGTTTATTTAACAGCAGGTGCGTTTTATGGTATTCCAAGGGCATCAAATGTTGCTTATGAAATTGGAGTAGCACCTATTTTGCCTGTGAATAATACAGTCACGCTTGTCGTTTTTGCGATTGGTTTTTTTACGGTTGTTACACTCCTTGCGATGTTTCCAACGCGTATCATGGATGTATTAGGAAAGTATTTAACGCCAATATTACTACTTGTAATCGGCCTGTTATGTCTATTGGCCATTATCAATGCAGAACAGGCACCCACGATGTCAAAAGGTGCTTTTGTTACACAACCCGTATTAAATGGTGTGCTTGAAGGCTATTTTACATTAGATGTTTTAGGTGCATTAATTTTTTCGGTAGTTGTGGTAAATCAATTTAAAGTACATGGAGTGACAGAGAAACGTCAACTAACAATTCGTGTATTACAAGCAGCTGTTATCGCGGCAACATTGTTAGGCGCAGTATATATGGCATTAGCATGGATGGGAGCAACTACACCTCATACCGAAACTATTTATAATGGGACGTCTATTTTAACGTATCAATCGACACGTGTGTTTGGGATGTTTGGTCATTACTTGTTTGCTTTAATCGTACTACTCGCATGTTTAACAACATGTGTCGGTTTAATTAATGCATGTGCATCCTTTACAATCAATTATGTTCCTAAATTAGGTTATAAAAGATTGGTATTGTGTTTTTCAACTTTTGGGTTGTTTTTTACAACGTTTGGTTTAAATACCATTTTAAAAATCGCGCAACCTATTTTGTTATTTATTTATCCCGTAGCAATTGTACTCGTTTTAGTATCACTTGTTAATATGGTGTTTCCATACCGCTTAAGATGGACCTATATTTTATCAACAATGGTTACACTTATATTATCAATTGTTCAAGTTGCATTGACATTTCAATGGTCAATCCCACTACTAACGACACTCTACCAGCACATGCCGTTAGCGTCATCACAGCTTGGTTGGCTTGTGCCTTTTGTCATTTGTATGTGTATAGGATTAATGATTGATCATATTTCTCATAGACGTATCAAAGTAGCATAAATCAGCACTACTGCTTAATAGTGTTTCCAAAATAAGCCCGTATCATTCTTTATGTAAAGGAATGATTCGGGCTTTTATAAGAACGATCAGTATCGTATACAGTAATACATTAAGTAAGGAGGGACTTTAACACGACAGCTTGGTTATGCTTCGTATCTTTTGCTGAATAAAGTAAATAGATATCTGCTTCAGTATGATTGATAATAGATTTTAACTCTTCAAAAGCATGATTTTGATCGGTGTTGTTAGTCAGTTCTTTCATGTATTTTGCTTTAAAAGATTCAAACTTGTCTGCATCATGATTAAACCATTTTCGTAAAGATGCTGATGGTCCTATGTTTTTGAGCCAAACATCAACTTGTGCTTCTTCTTTTGAAATGCCTCTTGGCCATATGCGGTCTACTAAGACACGTACACCTTTATGAGTAGACGCACTATAAATGCGTTGAATATAAACTGCCATCTCAATGCCTCCTTTGTATATCATTTTCCCCGAAAAAACAATCATTAACGTAAAAATTGATAGATTAAAGTACCCATATAATTGCCAATCACATAGCCAAGTGTGCCAACAATGAGTATTGGGCCAATTAAACCATGCCATCCTTTACTTATTGCGAGTGCAGCTGCAGTCGTGG
The sequence above is a segment of the Staphylococcus hyicus genome. Coding sequences within it:
- the brnQ gene encoding branched-chain amino acid transport system II carrier protein translates to MNKFVVISGLMLFSLFFGAGNLIFPPMLGHTAGDHVWQAMAGFVITGIVLPCLAVIIVAYYNEGVESIGNRIHPIFGTTFAFIVYLTAGAFYGIPRASNVAYEIGVAPILPVNNTVTLVVFAIGFFTVVTLLAMFPTRIMDVLGKYLTPILLLVIGLLCLLAIINAEQAPTMSKGAFVTQPVLNGVLEGYFTLDVLGALIFSVVVVNQFKVHGVTEKRQLTIRVLQAAVIAATLLGAVYMALAWMGATTPHTETIYNGTSILTYQSTRVFGMFGHYLFALIVLLACLTTCVGLINACASFTINYVPKLGYKRLVLCFSTFGLFFTTFGLNTILKIAQPILLFIYPVAIVLVLVSLVNMVFPYRLRWTYILSTMVTLILSIVQVALTFQWSIPLLTTLYQHMPLASSQLGWLVPFVICMCIGLMIDHISHRRIKVA
- a CDS encoding universal stress protein — its product is MYENVLVPYDFGNSFKNVPEQLKKLTQGAATYQIVIFNVISETELANYVRYQGKHFEDVVEEKKEEMRPFLNTLDDQGLKYQIKFTTGSPTHEIVNEIEGYAYDIVVMSNKRAEMDIKHVLGHVTHKIAKRVNVPVLIVK
- a CDS encoding DUF488 domain-containing protein; amino-acid sequence: MAVYIQRIYSASTHKGVRVLVDRIWPRGISKEEAQVDVWLKNIGPSASLRKWFNHDADKFESFKAKYMKELTNNTDQNHAFEELKSIINHTEADIYLLYSAKDTKHNQAVVLKSLLT